One Triticum dicoccoides isolate Atlit2015 ecotype Zavitan chromosome 5B, WEW_v2.0, whole genome shotgun sequence genomic window carries:
- the LOC119311913 gene encoding uncharacterized protein LOC119311913, which yields MALRAAELRRLLLLRGGAVLPLPLASRCRPASTAARDDEGAGGNAYDVLGVGETSSSAEIKASFHRLAKETHPDVAAAAGSRRFLQILAAYEILSDSQRRAHYDSFLRSQRLVIQKHPRPSQYVYPYPYSSGIVMPRESNVVEWLKWYRLTVDDIVTKKRIATGSGYFDRLESELYSAVHAAYYGPEVESMDLLPDCFEAEERSVYETSELLHLVSGRDLLGIVSLVDGVRELSDACREKLTHSGSATCGVSPNVAVNREKCSIPRHADIHRQENEDSDSIPSDAYKDIQLQICGRVVATANRRLKCNCIDNSDMEDHIHVFLVPNEVVAPDVMQEHLLLGTITGLDTSGEEGSCCVYDGHGIKTHVIVKHRTLMVKHMHWYQFGDEVSPCECRCSRARLPPSRFWLFEPRCYMHDTGGWYIETFGRDKKGRTIPSPRHWHGVNEHSEKRLHPALYLVALAYRSLDLEDAQRRKWSFRSFLELQLSHIRQLSEKIFSGKKGVDMGAP from the exons ATGGCGCTTCgcgcggcggagctccggcgactcctcctcctccgcggcgGGGCGGTCCTCCCGCTCCCGCTCGCGTCGCGCTGCCGGCCGGCGAGCACGGCCGCCCGTGACGACGAGGGAGCAGGGGGCAACGCCTACGACGTGCTCGGGGTGGGAGAGACGAGCTCCTCCGCGGAGATCAAGGCCTCCTTCCACCGCCTCGCGAAGGAGACCCACCCCGACGTCGCTGCCGCCGCCGGTTCCCGCCGGTTCCTTCAGATCCTCGCGGCCTACGAG ATCCTATCCGATTCCCAGCGAAGGGCGCACTATGACAGCTTCCTGCGCTCGCAGAGGCTAGTTATACAGAAGCATCCCAGACCATCGCAATATGTATATCCATATCCATATAGTTCAGGCATTGTGATGCCTAGAGAAAGTAATGTTGTCGAATGGCTTAAATGGTACAGGCTCACTGTCGATGACATTGTTACAAAAAAGAGGATTGCGACGGGTTCAGGTTATTTTGATAGACTTGAGAGTGAACTGTACTCTGCTGTCCATGCTGCATACTATGGCCCCGAGGTAGAGTCCATGGATCTCCTTCCTGATTGCTTTGAAGCCGAGGAGAGGTCTGTGTATGAGACATCTGAGCTATTGCACCTTGTATCTGGCCGTGATCTGCTTGGTATTGTCAGTCTAGTCGATGGCGTCCGAGAGCTGTCTGATGCTTGTCGTGAGAAGCTGACACATTCCGGTTCTGCAACCTGCGGCGTTAGTCCAAATGTTGCAGTAAACAGGGAGAAATGTTCAATACCTAGGCATGCAGATATTCACAGGCAAGAGAATGAGGATAGTGACAGTATCCCATCAGATGCCTACAAGGACATTCAGTTGCAGATATGTGGGAGAGTAGTGGCCACTGCAAATAGGAGGCTCAAGTGCAATTGCATTGACAATTCAGACATGGAAGATCACATACATGTATTTCTTGTTCCAAATGAGGTGGTTGCACCTGATGTGATGCAAGAGCATCTCCTCCTTGGAACAATCACTGGGTTGGACACCAGTGGAGAGGAAGGATCTTGCTGTGTCTATGATGGCCATGGAATAAAGACCCATGTAATTGTTAAGCACAGGACACTGATG GTTAAACACATGCACTGGTATCAATTTGGAGATGAAGTTTCACCCTGCGAGTGTCGATGTAGCAGGGCTCGGTTGCCACCCAGCAG GTTTTGGCTTTTTGAGCCACGGTGTTACATGCATGACACTGGTGGTTGGTACATCGAGACATTTGGGAGAGACAAGAAAGGGAGGACAATCCCATCACCAAGACATTGGCATGGTGTCAATGAACATTCTGAAAA GAGATTGCATCCAGCACTGTATCTGGTGGCTCTGGCATACAGATCTTTAGATCTTGAGGATGCTCAAAGAAGAAAATGGAGCTTTAGGAGTTTCCTAGAGCTGCAATTGTCTCATATTCGTCAGTTAAGTGAAAAAATCTTTAGTGGTAAAAAAGGAGTTGATATGGGAGCACCATGA